From one Paenibacillus sp. FSL K6-1330 genomic stretch:
- a CDS encoding extracellular solute-binding protein, giving the protein MKRKSIFLIITFVFMLTTILSGCTGNDSVNKEPEVVSEAKPAGTNEKAAQEEEVDWTSKAVTDFSEETTITIQHEWGIDQIAPLMQPIEDKLQAEGKNITVHWIQGDSTSEALQELNASGVVPDIIYSSKGIDGLKELDMVEPIDDFMKIYEMDETSINPSVISLFRSYDDKGSMVGVPTFADTITLFYNKEIFDMFGVPYPTDHMTWDETFELAKKLTGERNGVNYRGLEMGYTNSLTSEALAPLKEIITNVVDPETDEVLLTKEPAVTRYFELMKKFYSIPGIYERDPDKQASFFAGGTAAMLVSWPTYLEWGIPETIRPNVDSVLMPIWGGEEQLASPTQAHMYVLNKYSEQKDAAFQWMKEVVAEDMQMKFSAAGYPTVLKSPEVIATFGSEKDIYEGKNVKAYFPENARIIEGRKSEYQRLAEGMITEKLKDFANSDMNIAEFLRKLEEEMTIKIKEEQQKKEQGQ; this is encoded by the coding sequence ATGAAGAGAAAATCGATTTTTCTAATCATTACTTTTGTATTCATGCTAACAACAATACTTTCAGGTTGTACCGGCAATGATTCGGTAAATAAAGAACCGGAAGTTGTATCCGAAGCGAAGCCTGCTGGGACTAATGAAAAAGCTGCACAGGAAGAAGAAGTGGATTGGACGAGTAAAGCTGTGACGGATTTCAGCGAGGAGACAACGATCACCATTCAACATGAATGGGGCATAGATCAGATTGCTCCTCTCATGCAGCCCATTGAAGATAAGCTCCAAGCAGAAGGTAAGAATATAACCGTTCATTGGATTCAAGGTGATTCCACCTCGGAAGCATTGCAAGAATTGAACGCTAGCGGTGTCGTCCCGGATATTATTTACAGTTCTAAGGGAATTGATGGTTTAAAAGAACTGGATATGGTTGAGCCCATTGATGACTTCATGAAGATATACGAAATGGATGAAACTAGTATCAATCCATCTGTAATATCCTTGTTCCGCTCCTACGATGATAAGGGTTCAATGGTTGGTGTACCCACGTTTGCTGATACCATTACGTTATTTTACAATAAAGAGATTTTCGATATGTTCGGCGTTCCTTACCCGACAGACCATATGACGTGGGATGAAACCTTTGAGTTAGCTAAGAAGTTGACCGGAGAACGAAATGGTGTAAACTACCGTGGTCTGGAGATGGGCTATACGAACAGCCTGACAAGCGAAGCGCTCGCACCTCTTAAAGAAATTATTACGAATGTTGTGGATCCTGAAACGGATGAAGTATTACTTACGAAGGAGCCGGCAGTTACAAGATATTTCGAATTGATGAAAAAGTTCTATAGCATACCAGGGATATATGAACGTGATCCGGATAAACAAGCAAGCTTCTTTGCCGGTGGAACGGCTGCGATGTTAGTGTCTTGGCCGACATACTTGGAATGGGGAATTCCTGAAACCATTCGACCGAATGTTGATTCGGTTCTCATGCCCATCTGGGGAGGGGAAGAACAGTTAGCGTCACCTACGCAAGCTCATATGTATGTATTGAATAAATACAGTGAGCAAAAAGATGCAGCTTTCCAGTGGATGAAAGAAGTCGTTGCGGAAGATATGCAGATGAAGTTCTCCGCTGCAGGATATCCGACGGTATTGAAGAGTCCTGAAGTTATCGCGACATTCGGCAGCGAAAAAGATATTTACGAAGGCAAAAATGTAAAAGCGTATTTCCCGGAAAACGCGAGAATAATTGAAGGTAGAAAATCGGAATATCAGCGATTAGCTGAAGGTATGATTACCGAGAAACTGAAGGACTTCGCGAACTCAGATATGAATATCGCCGAATTTTTGCGGAAGCTGGAAGAAGAAATGACGATTAAGATCAAGGAAGAGCAACAAAAGAAAGAACAAGGTCAATAA
- a CDS encoding AraC family transcriptional regulator produces the protein MYDKLPVLNPEETIPILQDQFYYPPYITLAHMYKPPMGWFMIPQQISQYQLLYGVDGKADNIMNGVKCPLGKGDIYIIRPGAVRSLQPSKNEPYVGITISFHFGLSKSPIEFMFGKDYIKGSDPDGSLLGKLIPLIQAIQQHTLTSNMLAQGLLLQILYDLANNNPVDETAKQTTKINAKMVKICNYIKENYSTTIRLDTLSEMTGLSRNYIIRQFRKCYGMTPSDYLATIRIEKAKQLALETDLSISEIANQVGYTELHSFSRMFKKRMGISLSQFNATLISSLDIVSPLEES, from the coding sequence ATGTATGATAAGCTTCCAGTCCTGAATCCAGAGGAAACGATCCCGATATTGCAGGATCAATTCTATTATCCACCTTATATTACGCTTGCCCATATGTATAAACCTCCAATGGGTTGGTTTATGATACCTCAGCAGATTAGTCAATATCAGCTTCTATATGGAGTCGATGGGAAGGCGGATAATATTATGAATGGCGTTAAGTGTCCGCTTGGAAAAGGGGATATTTACATCATTCGGCCCGGTGCTGTTCGTTCATTGCAACCATCTAAGAATGAGCCATATGTGGGAATAACCATTTCATTTCATTTTGGACTGTCAAAGTCACCAATAGAATTCATGTTTGGAAAAGACTACATTAAGGGGAGCGATCCAGATGGATCGTTACTAGGCAAACTAATCCCCTTAATTCAGGCGATCCAGCAGCATACGTTGACAAGTAATATGCTTGCCCAAGGACTGTTGTTACAAATATTATATGATTTGGCTAATAACAATCCGGTTGATGAAACAGCGAAGCAAACCACAAAAATCAATGCAAAGATGGTGAAAATCTGTAATTACATTAAAGAAAATTATAGTACGACGATTCGTTTAGATACGCTAAGTGAGATGACGGGGCTGAGCAGAAACTATATCATACGGCAATTTCGCAAGTGTTACGGTATGACGCCGTCTGATTATCTGGCTACGATTCGCATAGAGAAGGCGAAGCAGCTCGCACTTGAAACCGATCTTTCGATCAGCGAGATTGCGAACCAGGTCGGATATACGGAGCTGCACTCATTTAGTCGGATGTTCAAAAAACGAATGGGAATCAGCCTGAGTCAGTTTAATGCAACGCTTATTTCGTCACTCGATATCGTCTCCCCCCTAGAAGAATCTTAG
- a CDS encoding extracellular solute-binding protein: MKKSSRKSLGLLLMMCLLFLLVLGACSSGGGGEAASDKPDTTESTEATNANTEEQEEKPKPVELKQFSNEPVTLKVATQWGEENFQNNFVQDMKELVPHITFEYVDWNGTVEGIQEINSAGTVVDLLTPNLGVDVLLDLDMVQPLDEMVKEYGIDLSTVDPSFIALIRSQDPEGRLIGLTGNGGIYGLFYNKEVFDLFGVPYPTENMTWDEIIDLAKKTTGTREGNQYIGLEFGSDTVDAALLQLSITLTDPDTGELLLSKDPKFTKYMELMKKIYSIPGIYNPEEPDKFMQKTAAMEINWHGFLTWFGGETPEERADFKKDMDILPVPSWSDIPQTAPAVHTAPTVINPYSENKEAALQVLQAIISIENQTKATRKGTIPATSDVEIRKQFGADNPDHQGKNVMAMFQNQFALPPARASVWDKYVDLNGAMQKFATSDMNIPEFIRVLEEESAIKIKDAKNKE, translated from the coding sequence ATGAAAAAAAGTAGTCGGAAAAGTCTAGGCCTGCTGTTAATGATGTGTCTCTTGTTCCTTCTCGTTCTGGGGGCATGTTCATCAGGAGGAGGCGGTGAAGCAGCAAGTGATAAGCCGGATACAACAGAGTCAACAGAGGCAACGAATGCGAATACAGAAGAGCAAGAAGAGAAGCCCAAGCCTGTAGAATTGAAACAATTCTCGAATGAACCCGTTACGTTAAAGGTAGCAACCCAATGGGGTGAAGAAAATTTCCAGAACAATTTTGTTCAGGATATGAAGGAGCTGGTTCCTCATATTACATTCGAATATGTGGATTGGAATGGAACGGTTGAAGGGATCCAGGAGATTAACAGCGCAGGGACGGTTGTTGACCTACTAACGCCCAACCTTGGGGTGGATGTGCTGCTCGATCTTGATATGGTACAGCCGCTGGATGAGATGGTAAAAGAGTATGGGATCGATTTGAGCACAGTGGACCCGTCGTTTATTGCTCTGATTCGCTCCCAAGACCCTGAAGGACGGCTGATCGGATTGACGGGTAACGGAGGGATTTATGGTCTCTTCTATAATAAAGAAGTATTCGACCTATTCGGTGTTCCCTATCCGACAGAAAACATGACTTGGGATGAAATCATTGACCTCGCTAAGAAAACGACAGGTACCCGTGAAGGAAATCAATACATAGGATTGGAGTTCGGCTCGGATACGGTGGATGCTGCTCTATTACAATTATCTATAACATTGACAGATCCAGATACCGGGGAACTGTTATTGTCTAAAGATCCGAAGTTTACGAAATACATGGAACTGATGAAAAAAATATATAGTATCCCAGGCATCTACAATCCGGAAGAACCAGATAAGTTTATGCAAAAAACAGCTGCAATGGAAATCAACTGGCATGGTTTCCTGACTTGGTTTGGAGGGGAGACCCCGGAGGAAAGAGCAGATTTCAAGAAAGACATGGACATTCTGCCGGTTCCATCCTGGTCCGACATCCCACAAACGGCTCCAGCGGTTCATACGGCGCCTACCGTAATTAACCCGTATAGCGAGAATAAAGAAGCAGCGCTGCAAGTACTTCAAGCCATTATTTCAATAGAGAACCAAACGAAGGCTACAAGAAAAGGCACAATCCCGGCTACCTCCGATGTGGAAATACGCAAACAGTTTGGTGCCGACAATCCAGATCATCAAGGCAAAAATGTAATGGCCATGTTCCAAAACCAATTTGCCCTTCCTCCTGCCAGAGCAAGCGTGTGGGATAAATATGTCGATTTGAATGGGGCTATGCAGAAGTTTGCGACCTCGGACATGAACATCCCAGAGTTTATTCGGGTGCTTGAAGAGGAATCAGCGATCAAGATTAAGGATGCCAAGAATAAGGAGTAA
- a CDS encoding glycoside hydrolase family 16 protein: protein MTDMLHKEGWTLVFHEEFDGETLDQTKFSPYGLSHWKTLEEAKATYQLRDSCIVLQLPDEHKRVSAIVTGMRDGLHRYGDNFGLNHHDRAFMNLVTKYGYFELRAKVAKGSGLNSAWWMIGFENEKEQNAEVDIFEMLGKDTRLLNTTLHSLRDTKLKYAHIPYRTDVDLSEDFHVYGFEWDESGMKFYLDHELYWEIDQSPDYPMVTLLQINDGDGGWIGDLDRSIPYPKEFLVDYLRVYKREGMPMELIPLEGTEGNLARFAISGVGNDITWGDLYNAQSHICYINDGDPNTALISKPEESLPHYIYLDWMEPKAFDMVSLTTRAGLKHGPTQWDIEISPDGVSDWRKVGESGQVAWSYRENELETFEVRFAQVEQAKSIRLVIQAFNESQETGTYLIQDIAVYLSTKA from the coding sequence ATGACAGATATGTTGCATAAGGAAGGCTGGACCCTCGTATTTCATGAAGAGTTTGATGGGGAAACGCTCGACCAGACGAAGTTCTCACCCTACGGGTTATCCCATTGGAAGACATTAGAGGAAGCAAAGGCGACCTATCAATTACGTGATAGCTGTATCGTGTTACAACTGCCTGATGAGCATAAGCGTGTATCCGCTATTGTTACGGGGATGCGAGACGGACTACACCGATACGGTGATAATTTCGGACTAAACCATCATGATCGTGCCTTCATGAACCTTGTGACGAAATATGGTTACTTCGAGTTACGTGCGAAGGTGGCGAAAGGGAGCGGGCTTAATTCAGCTTGGTGGATGATCGGGTTCGAAAATGAGAAGGAGCAAAATGCTGAAGTCGACATTTTTGAAATGTTAGGCAAAGACACACGTTTACTGAATACAACACTTCATTCATTACGTGATACGAAGTTGAAGTACGCCCATATTCCGTATCGTACGGATGTAGACTTATCTGAAGATTTTCACGTATACGGCTTTGAGTGGGATGAATCCGGTATGAAGTTCTACCTGGATCATGAGCTATATTGGGAAATCGATCAGTCACCGGATTATCCGATGGTTACATTGCTCCAGATTAATGATGGCGATGGGGGATGGATTGGCGACCTGGATCGATCCATTCCGTATCCGAAGGAGTTCCTCGTTGATTATTTAAGGGTATATAAGCGCGAGGGGATGCCTATGGAGCTCATTCCGCTCGAAGGAACGGAAGGCAATCTCGCCCGGTTTGCCATTAGCGGAGTAGGTAACGATATTACCTGGGGAGATTTGTACAACGCACAATCGCATATTTGTTATATCAATGACGGCGATCCGAATACCGCTCTAATCAGCAAACCGGAAGAGTCATTACCTCACTATATTTATTTGGATTGGATGGAACCGAAAGCATTTGATATGGTATCGTTAACGACACGAGCGGGATTGAAGCATGGCCCGACACAGTGGGATATTGAAATATCTCCAGATGGTGTATCCGATTGGCGTAAAGTGGGTGAATCCGGGCAGGTTGCATGGAGTTATCGTGAGAATGAGTTAGAAACGTTCGAAGTCAGGTTTGCCCAAGTAGAGCAGGCTAAGTCGATTCGCTTGGTTATTCAAGCCTTCAATGAGAGTCAAGAAACAGGAACGTATCTTATCCAGGACATAGCTGTCTATTTGAGCACAAAGGCGTAA
- a CDS encoding superoxide dismutase family protein, with amino-acid sequence MKKKTYKLKHMAGAFLAGAMLFSGFSLAAANPEGAVDAIKHATSKISYYVNGKDHSTPAGQFMNQGTAAPDSIIHNGTTYVPVRIVSDLVGQPVYWEQASRTISLGLPVVKLYNAASEPVGSTTLEQINDGVKVKITASGLTPGKHGFHVHENVIQGTDFKSAGRHFNPTDKHHGLENPQGSHVGDMPNLVVGADGTVEAEMIIQHGTLEKNQPNSVLGRSLIIHAGEDDGVTDPAGNSGDRVAGGNIPE; translated from the coding sequence GTGAAGAAGAAGACCTACAAGTTGAAACATATGGCCGGAGCATTTCTTGCTGGTGCCATGCTGTTTTCAGGATTTTCGCTGGCGGCTGCCAATCCCGAAGGAGCCGTAGATGCGATTAAACACGCAACATCTAAAATAAGCTACTACGTCAATGGCAAGGACCACTCTACACCTGCCGGTCAATTCATGAACCAAGGGACGGCGGCCCCGGATTCCATTATTCACAACGGCACGACTTACGTGCCTGTTCGCATCGTTTCTGATCTGGTCGGCCAGCCCGTGTATTGGGAGCAAGCTTCCCGAACGATCTCTTTGGGACTTCCCGTGGTCAAGCTGTACAATGCGGCGAGCGAGCCTGTTGGTTCCACTACCTTGGAGCAGATCAATGACGGGGTGAAGGTGAAGATTACCGCATCCGGTCTCACTCCAGGCAAGCATGGGTTCCATGTGCATGAGAATGTGATACAGGGAACAGATTTTAAATCTGCCGGAAGGCATTTTAATCCGACCGACAAGCATCATGGCCTTGAGAATCCGCAAGGAAGCCATGTTGGCGACATGCCGAACCTGGTCGTCGGCGCAGACGGCACCGTTGAAGCGGAGATGATCATTCAGCATGGCACACTTGAAAAGAATCAGCCTAATTCGGTGCTGGGACGCTCGCTGATCATTCATGCCGGCGAAGATGATGGCGTAACCGATCCAGCGGGTAATTCCGGCGACCGTGTGGCTGGCGGGAATATTCCGGAGTAA
- a CDS encoding nucleoside triphosphate pyrophosphohydrolase yields the protein MPVYNKLVRDMIPQVIESTGKEFRTRILDEEEYKKELIIKLKEESEEYFAAESSKESLEELADMLEVIRALAVVHGATWEELEALREKKEEARGGFQERVYLIDVDDNA from the coding sequence ATGCCGGTTTACAACAAGCTAGTTCGGGATATGATTCCCCAAGTCATTGAATCTACAGGCAAAGAATTTCGCACACGGATCTTGGATGAGGAAGAGTATAAGAAAGAATTGATCATAAAGCTGAAAGAAGAGTCGGAAGAGTACTTTGCCGCTGAAAGTTCAAAGGAGTCATTGGAAGAACTTGCAGATATGCTTGAGGTTATCCGGGCATTGGCGGTGGTACATGGAGCAACATGGGAAGAGCTTGAAGCCTTGAGAGAGAAGAAGGAGGAAGCTCGAGGCGGATTCCAAGAACGGGTGTATCTAATCGATGTCGACGA